A window of Saccopteryx leptura isolate mSacLep1 chromosome 5, mSacLep1_pri_phased_curated, whole genome shotgun sequence contains these coding sequences:
- the LOC136405346 gene encoding protein FAM200C-like — protein MKKMANRKKDEKYRTFQQEWTEEFAFVERAGSAVCLICNNKIASMKRSNIKRHFNTRHTTFAWKYPVGDSRKKACQELLCRVQASQQQLHVWTQQGDLISASFAGALAIVRNGKPFTVGEYAKTFMLDVANELFDDFSDKEKIIKRIKDMPLSARTVHDRTIMMASQIEATQMKDINAAPFFSLALDESTDVSHLSQFSVIARYAVGDTLHEESLAVLPMKETTRGEDLFKSFTEFAKEKNLPMDKLISVCTDGAPCMVGENRGFVALLREHEKRPILSFHCILHQEALCAQMCGEQLGEVMSLVIRVVNFIVARALNDHQFKTLLDEVGNNYPGLLLHSNVRWLSRGKVLSCFAACLSEIRTFLEMKNIEHPELANTEWLLKFYYLVDMTEHLNQLSVKMQGVGNTVLSLQQAMFAFENKLELFIADIETGRLLHFEKLGEFKDACTASDPAQHLDLQQLAGFTANLLQSFKARFGELRERTRLFKFITHPHECAVDSADLSYIPGVSVRDFELQTADLKASDMWVNKFKSLNEDLERLARQQAELASEHKWGEMKKLQPADQLIVKTWNALPVTYHTLQRVSIAVLTMFGSTYACEQSFSHLKNVKTNLRSRLMDGSLNACMKLKLTTYQPDYKAISKTMQHQKSH, from the coding sequence atgaagaagatggctaacagaaaaaaagatgagaagtatcgtacttttcagcaggaatggacagaggaattcgcctttgtggagagagcaggttctgcagtgtgtctaatatgcaataataaaattgcatcaatgaaacggtcaaatataaagcggcacttcaacacacgccatactacattcgcatggaaatatccagtgggggacagcaggaagaaagcatgtcaagagctactgtgcagagtgcaagctagtcagcagcaactgcatgtttggacccaacaaggtgacttgATTtctgctagctttgctggtgctttagcaattgtgagaaacggaaagccattcacagttggggagtatgccaaaacattcatgcttgatgttgccaatgaactttttgatgacttttcagataaagaaaagataatcaaacgaataaaagacatgcctctatcggcaagaactgttcatgatcgtaccatcatgatggcaagtcaaattgaggcaacacaaatgaaggacataaatgcagcaccattcttttctcttgctttggatgagtcaacagacgtaagccatttatcccagttcagcgtgattgcaaggtatgctgtcggtgacacactacatgaggaaagtcttgctgttttgcctatgaaagagacaacaagaggggaggatttattcaagtctttcactgagttcgctaaagaaaaaaatctgccgatggataaacttatttcagtgtgtactgatggtgctccatgcatggtgggggaaaacagaggatttgtagcgcttcttcgtgaacatgaaaagaggcCAATCCTAAGTTTTCATTGCAtcttacatcaggaggcactttgtgctcagatgtgtggtgagcagcttggtgaggtgatgtcgctggtcattcgggtggtcaactttattgttgcccgagctttaaatgatcaccagtttaaaacactgctggatgaagttgggaataattatcctggtctgcttttgcacagcaatgtgcgttggttgtcaagagggaaggtgctcagctgttttgcggcttgtctgagtgaaattcggacttttcttgaaatgaaaaacatcgagcatcctgagttagctaacactgagtggctcctgaagttctactatctcgtggacatgactgaacatctgaaccagctcagtgtgaaaatgcaaggcgttggaaatacagtcttatcccttcaacaagcaatgtttgcatttgaaaacaagctggaactcttcattgcagacattgaaacaggtcgtttactacactttgaaaaactgggagagtttaaagatgcatgtacagcaagtgaccctgctcaacatcttgatctccagcagctagcaggcttcacagctaatctcctgcagtcattcaaagcacgctttggagaacttcgtgagcgcactcgtctttttaagttcatcacccatccacatgagtgtgcagtggacagcgccgacctaagttacatccccggtgtctccgtcagagattttgagctacaaactgctgacctgaaggcctcagacatgtgggtgaataagttcaagtcactgaatgaagatttggaaagacttgcacgacagcaagcagagttggcgagcgaacacaagtggggagaaatgaaaaaacttcaacctgcagaccagctgattgtcaaaacttggaatgcacttcctgtcacataccacacactgcagcgtgtgagtattgctgtactgacaatgtttggctctacgtatgcatgtgagcaatctttctcacatctaaagaacgttaagaccaacctacgatcacgtttaatggatggaagtctcaacgcatGCATGAAGCTTAagctcaccacatatcaaccagactacaaagctatcagcaaaaccatgcagcaccaaaagtcgcattaa